The following DNA comes from Candidatus Methylomirabilota bacterium.
GTGCCCATCCTCGACGGCAAGGGGAAGTCGCAGACGCTCGATCTGTCCGACGCGGTGTTCGGCGCCACGCCCCGGGTCCCGCTCCTGCACCAGGCGGTGGTGAAAGAGCTCGCGGCGCGCCGGGCGGGCACGCACTCGACCCGCGGGCGCAGCCAGGTCTCCGGCGGAGGCCGCAAGCCCTGGAAGCAGAAGGGTACCGGCCGGGCGCGGCAAGGCTCGATCCGGGCGACCCAGTGGAAGGGCGGCGGCAAGCCGTTCGGTCCCCGCCCGCGGAAGTACGACAAGCTGATGCCCTCGGCGATGCGCCGCGCCGCGCTCCGCGAGGCGCTGGCCGCGAAGCTCGGCGACGGCTCGCTGTCGGTCATCGAGTCGCTGGGGGTGGCCGAGGCCAAGACCAAGACGCTGACCACGCGGCTGCGCGGGCTCGGCATCGACGGTCAGCCCACCCTGCTCGTCGTGGCCGAGGTGAACGACGCCCTGACCCGCGCCTCGCGCAACGTGCCGTGGCTGTCGGTGGAGCTGCCCGGTCACGCGTCGGTGTATCAAGTGATCCGAAGCGAGCGGGTGGTCTTCGAGAAGGCGGCGTTGCTCACCCTGCAGGAGACGCTCGAGCCATGAGGGATCCCCGGTCGGTGCTCGTTCGCCCGCTGATGACCGAGAAGAGCATGCAGCAGAAGGAAGCGCACAACATGGTCACCTTCGAGGTGGCGGTGGACGCCAACAAGGTGGAGATCCGCCACGCGGTGGAGAAGGTCTTCAACGTGAAGGTGGCCGACGTGCGCACCCAGGCCCGCGAGGGGAAGTGGAAGCGCATGGGGAAGTTCGAGGGCCGGCGCCGCAGCTGGAAGAAGGCGATGGTCACGCTCGCCCCCGGTCACAAGATCGAGCTCGTGGAGGGGGCATAGGGCCATGGGGATCCGCACCGTCAAGCCGACCTCGCCCGCCCGGCGCTACATGTCCTTCCTCACCAACGAGGAGATCACCAAGAAGACGCCGGAGAAGAGCT
Coding sequences within:
- the rplD gene encoding 50S ribosomal protein L4, producing the protein MPSVPILDGKGKSQTLDLSDAVFGATPRVPLLHQAVVKELAARRAGTHSTRGRSQVSGGGRKPWKQKGTGRARQGSIRATQWKGGGKPFGPRPRKYDKLMPSAMRRAALREALAAKLGDGSLSVIESLGVAEAKTKTLTTRLRGLGIDGQPTLLVVAEVNDALTRASRNVPWLSVELPGHASVYQVIRSERVVFEKAALLTLQETLEP
- the rplW gene encoding 50S ribosomal protein L23, yielding MRDPRSVLVRPLMTEKSMQQKEAHNMVTFEVAVDANKVEIRHAVEKVFNVKVADVRTQAREGKWKRMGKFEGRRRSWKKAMVTLAPGHKIELVEGA